One Salvia splendens isolate huo1 chromosome 1, SspV2, whole genome shotgun sequence genomic window, tgtatatatgtatattaagaatatgtgattaattatattaaaagtttgctactatttgattatatactaggagtatttactaaatatatgattttaatttatgtttattcatatatatttgtgtataatattattttgccgcattactatttgaaaataataatatgaacttatttatttttatacataaatattaaaaaaattttacaataacttactactagtataatttatatatttaattatatttgttgataaaaaattaataaaattctatcattcactaaaaatatattctttttaattttatattcttttaagataattcattttaattttatatattcttttaagaaattgttaattttaatatatttcttatattttaattatacttttacaatcactaatgttttataatataggagtttataattatacatagagtttaatactagtttttaatattgtgtattataatttattattgtatttaaacttaacgtcattaaatattcgaatatactagtacaagacttgttttctataataatacaattaaatgtataatactataatatttattgataaaacatttgattaaattttattatttactactaaataaatatatatatatatatatatatatatatatatatataaacagtattccggttcaaccaatggttcgaccagtgaaccggttgaaccagtgaaccagtaatgacgccggttcgcttgccggtccggtttttaaaacattgctcaTTACGCTACCGTACCGCCTCTTCTCATTGTTGAAGATGTCAGCGAACGAACCTTGAAATTTTCAGGGTCGAAATAAGTCCAAAGCATCTTCAATTTACAACAAGAGTTCCCTCCGGCTTTTTAACTTTGTACATCTCACTAACCCTATCCCAAAATCCTTACaggttttctaaaataaaagttGCTATTTTTATCAAACgaaccaaaatgataaaagtgataTATTTTCATGTGACAGAGGACTATATATAttattacaaaaatataaaaaattataataactGAAATACGAAATTGAAAATCCACACTCCTATCGTCCGCGATTAATTGGGATTCAGATATCAGCTATAGTAGTAGTGCATTGAAAATTTTAGGCGGAGAATTTAACACGCAACTATTATATCAAGGTTGAAAATTTGGGGAAGACAGACTAACAAAAATGTTCTACAATTCCAAGATTGAAAAGATACAAGGAAAAAGTTTACTCTCTTATCCCCATTCTCGAATTCTCCAGGTCGATTTCACCCATCCctctatcttcttcctcttcactATCTTCATCGCCACTGACCTCTTCATTTTGCTGTCCTAGCTTAGCCATATGTTCTGCAAGTAACTTGTCCTCCCGTTCACTCACCTGAACAAAATCATACTCGTCAAGTACATATATGGACATTGATAATAAGAGCATACCATTTTGATCTATTATGAGAGTGAAATTTCAATATTCATATTAGATCTATAGTAATTTAATCTTTACCGCTCGTGGTGGCTCCTTAACAGTGAGTTTTCCTTTTTGGCGTTCAATCTCTTCAGTGCAAGCTTGAATTGCCTTGGTAAGGACTGCGATTCCTTGCTCCTAGCATTATAGAATAAAAACAAGTATTTAGAACCATACAAAATCCATTTTAGTTCACAACACTTATACAGTATAATATCTCATCACTACATCAAATAAGCTGGCACTGTCAAAACATTAAAACAACATGCTCATTGGAATATTAGTGATTACCTTGTCAAGAGTCTGGGTGTTAAGTACATAAGCTGGAGCTGCAACAAGTTTCATTTTAACCGGACAATCATCATTGCCAGCAGCTTCAGCTTTACGCATTGCTTCCTGTGAACTTCTCCACAAATCAGTACTTTCGCCAAATAAGTTTTGCTTTAAGCTTGATGCATAAtaattgaagaagaaaatgcAAATGAGTTAATGAAGGATGAAGACCTTTATGTGCAGAACACCATCAAACtgaaaacatttcatttcaatgTCTGCACGAATCTTCAAGGGTTGTGGCGTCATTCTTCTCCTAATATTTTTAACTAAAGCATCTTTCACTTGTTCAGATATTGCAGGAACCACTTTCTTCACCTAAAAGAATAACCACTTGCAAACGGCCATATAAAACTGATGGAAGACCGAAGATAAATGCAAATCTAAATGTGAATAAACACTACCTCTTGTCCATCAGAACCAACTTCTGTGATTTCGCGAGTGAGGGAATCAAGAACTGAGTCGGGGTCGGTAACCATCACTTTAAATGCCTGCACTTTTATACATACAATTACTTGATGATAGTAATAAAATTGCTACATGAGGTAGGAATTTATTAACATAAACTTTTATACAGTACATGAAGTCTCACCTCAAATGCATGCCCATATTTCTTGTACAACGGCCAGCCAACATGGATATAGAGATCCTACCACAATATACATGTCGTTAGTGAAAATGCATGTTAAGATATAGCACAAAATAGGATGAATGCCTCTGTGCATGTAGACAAAACATAGAAAGTACCAGAAGAAACTCAAATAGCCATAAAGATACTCTTTTCAACTATTTGGGGACTGGAGAtgaaattattttcatatttactAAACCATACAGTTCAAGTGGCAGGGAACACATTCCATATCTTACAAGCAACTGAAATTAATAGCACCCATATACAACCAAAAATGTTGACAAAAAAACATGTTATAGATTAAATAGGCACGAACCAACAATATACATGAAAAATATCTTTCTGCAGATAATATTATGTCTACCTTCACAGATAGGTCATCATTCCAAGTTCCAACACACTTGGAATTAGCATGTCAAACGCATGATCTTTAATAATTGCAATACTTATCATGACCATCACTTCAGTCTTCAACACACTCCAAAAGGTCAAGTGCAACATTCGTAACTTATGGTGAACAGAGGAGACTTTAATATTCAGTGCTtggaaatgaaacattttcatAGAATCATAGTACAAAATATAGACCTCACCAATTTAATTAGGTAAAATAATACCTCCCTAAGCTTACCAGAATTataccaaataaatatatatatctctGCAATAATTTGAATATAGTTTTGGCTGAGTAGACTCAAGTATacattacttttttcttttcctttttttcttttcccatGAGTTGAGGATGGCAAACAATATATGAATGTCAATTATCCATTAAAACCTCCCAAAATGTTGTAGTTATAAAATAGAATACACCTGCTATGAAGCTCGAAGCCATGAAGACAAGTCATGTTTCAACTAATACAAAACAAAATCCAGAAAAAGTACTGGTGCAGGGGACACTAAGTGATGCAGCAAAAGAAACAGATCTACAGTTTTGTCCGCTTTTTTCATTATAAGCTTCTTCCACCAGTTTCCTTCTCTATATCTGCTTCTCTAACCAACTTTTTTATTACACAGTATTATTTTAAAACAGTATCAAAGATTGAGAACTACATCAGTCATTGAGCAGTCAGCCAATCTTATATTCACTCAAGTAACACATCTTAATATTTTGTGATCTATAATTCTATTAAAACCATCAAAACAACATATAAGCAGATAATTTACCAAACACTGAAACAGATAACTAGCAACCTAAAACAGTATGATAAACCATGAAAGTCATTAAAGTAATTATTATACAACCATTTCCTGAGACAGTATGATCAAACCCTTATGTTGTTTTATTTGGAAAACTACAATTTTCTTGCAGCATAATCTACTTCCGCGGGACAGAGAAATTAAAGAAAACTAGCTAAACTTGAAGACAATTGAAACTGACGATGATAACATTACCTT contains:
- the LOC121744242 gene encoding eukaryotic translation initiation factor 2 subunit alpha homolog produces the protein MATNGPNLECRMYEAKYPEVDQAVMIQVKSMADSGAYVSLLEYNNIEGMILFSELSRRRIRSISSLIKVGRIEPVMVLRVDKEKGYIDLSKRRVSEEDIQGCEERFNKSKLVHSIMRHVAETMSVDLEDLYIHVGWPLYKKYGHAFEAFKVMVTDPDSVLDSLTREITEVGSDGQEVKKVVPAISEQVKDALVKNIRRRMTPQPLKIRADIEMKCFQFDGVLHIKEAMRKAEAAGNDDCPVKMKLVAAPAYVLNTQTLDKEQGIAVLTKAIQACTEEIERQKGKLTVKEPPRAVSEREDKLLAEHMAKLGQQNEEVSGDEDSEEEEDRGMGEIDLENSRMGIRE